The window GGTCATCCTCCGGTCGTGGCGCGTGCCGAGTTGGCGACGCCGGTATCGGTCACGTCTGCGGCGCCGCTCTCCCACCGCACGTCGTTGCCGCTGCCGCCCAGCCGGACGACGTCGACGGATGCGGCCTGCACCTGGTTGGCGGCTCCGGTGATCTCGAGCGTGCCGATGGCCTCCGCGAGCACCACGGCACCGCTCGCCGTGACGGTCACGAGGGCGCACTCCCCCGTGATCGACACGGTCGCTCCCGCCTGCGAGACGAGGACCTCCCCCGAAGTGCACGAGGTCTGCGGCGCCACGTCGGCATAGCGCGCCCGCAGGTCGTCGGATGCAGGGAACGGAGTCCTCGAGGTGTTCGGTTCCTGCTCCTCCTCCTCCGGAGCCGATGCCGCCGGCGCCGGTGTCGACGACGGAGCGGGATCTGCTGCGGGGGCTTCGGGCGTCTCGTAGGCGACGGAGCATCCGGTCAGAAGGAGCGCGAGGGCGGCGAGCGTGGTCGGGAGCGTGTTCTTCATCTTCGTGTCCGTTCAGAAGGCCGGGATGAAGATCTCGACGCGGCGATTGAGCTGGCGTCCGGCCGGGTTGTCGGCGCCGTCGATCTCATTCGCGGCGACGGGCGCACTCTCGCCGTATCCGACCGCGCTGAGCGAGGCGGTGACACCGCGGTCCTTGAGAGCCGCGACCACGGAGGCGGCGCGGCGCTCGGACAGCTCCTGGTTGTACCCATCGGAGCCGACCGCGTCGGTGTGGCCGCCGATCTCGGCCGTCGGCACGTCGAGCTCCGTCATCGCGGCAGCCAGCTCATCGAGCACGCCCGCCGCATCCGTCCGGATCTCGGAGCGGTCGAAGTCGAAGAGCACGCCGTCGCGGAGCGTGATGGTCGTGCCGCAGGATGTGAGGGGAGCGAGCGTGCCGAGGGGCGGGAAGACGCCGACCGGCTTGACGGCGGGCAGGGCGTCGACCTCGACGGGCTTTCCGTTGACGGCGCCCGTGCCGTCGCCGTAGTTGCGGATGTCCAGGCCCGGCGCGACGTAGGAACCGGACCCGTCTCCGTAGTTGTGGATCTCGATGTCGGCGTCGCGGTACATCGCCGATCCGTCGCCGTAGTTCCAGTGCTCGACGCCGTTGCCGGTGCGCGAGGCGGAGCCGTCGCCGTAGACCCAGGTGGCACTGTCGGCCGTCGTCACCGATCCGGAGCCGTCGCCGTAGTTGTGGATCTCGATGCCGTCGGCGATGTAGGAGCCCGAGCCGTCGCCGTAGACGTTCGCCGTCACGCCGTTGACCGTGAAGCTGCCGGAGCCGTCGCCGTAGTTGTGCACCGTACCGTCGGGTCCGGTGAAGGTTCCCGACCCGTCGCCGTACAGCAGCACCGAGCCCTGGGCGGTCGCACGCTCGGTCACGTCGCCGCACGCGGCGGGGCGCACCTCGATGCCGGGCCGCGGCCCGATCTCGCGGTCCACCTGAATCGCGGAACCGCCGAGCGAGCTGTCGAGCAGCGACAGGTCGGGCATCGTGAACAGCGGAACCGGAGGAACCTCGCCGGGCGCGAAGCCCGCGACGGCGGGGACGACCGGCGCTGACGGCGAGCCCGGCGTCGTCCCAGCGACCGGGACGACGGGACGCGGGTCGGCGGCGCAGCCGGCGACCAGGACGCCCACGGTCGCGACGAGGGCCAGGATGCGGGGGACGGTGCTGCTCATGCAACGACCGTACCGAGCGGGCCCCGTCGCCCGGTGGCAGGGTCGTCGCACCTGTGTATCAATCCCGCGACACGGCCCGATCATCCCCGAGGATGACGCAGATGCTGCTCACGGCCGACGACCTCGCCGCCTCCGCCGACGAGGCTGGGAGACATGCACGCTCCCTCAGATTCTCACCCTGTTCTCGTCGCGCGCGGTCTCGTCAAGCGCTACGGCACGCTCACCGCCCTCGCGGGCGTCGATGTGACGATCGCCCCGGGCGAGGCGGTGGCCGTCATGGGCGCGTCGGGGTCGGGGAAGACGACCCTGCTCCACTGCCTCGCCGCGGTCATCGCCCCCGACGGCGGCTCCGTCCGCCTCGGTCAGGACGATCCGGTCGAGCTCGTCGGCATGGACGAGGCGGGGCGCTCCGCGATTCGTCGCAGCCGGCTCGGGTTCGTGTTCCAGGAGCACCTGCTGCTGCCCGAGCTCACCGCGCTGGAGAACACGGCCCTCCCCCTGCTGGTGCAGGGCGTGCCGCGGCGTGACGCAGAGCAGCACGCCGCCGGGTGGCTGCATGCCCTGGGACTCGCCGGCATGGAGGATCGTCGCATCGGCCAGCTCTCCGGCGGCCAGGCGCAGCGGGTGGCGATCGCCCGCGCGCAGGTGACGGGCGCAGCTCTCGTCTTCGCCAACGAGCCCACCGGCGCTCTCGACTCGGCCACGTCCGCCGAGGTGATGTCGGCGCTCCTGCACGCCACGGTCGGACAGGGGCGCAGCCTCGTCGTCGTCACCCACGACGCCGACGTGGCGGCGCGCTGCCATCGCGTCGTCCGGATGCGGGACGGCCGCATCCTCGATACCGCGCCGATGAGCGAGACGCAGCGATGAGCGCGGTCGCCACGCAGGGCGCGGTGCGACGCACGCTCACCCTGTCACGCTTGCTCGCCCGACCGTCGCGGCAGTCCCGCGCGGCCCTCGTGCTCCCGATCGTCGCCTTCGCGACCACGACGACGCTGCTGCTGATCGTCGCCGGCGGCACGCGCATGTTCCTCACCGACGACCGCGGCGGGGCGTTCACCGGGATGTACGGCATCCTCGCGGTGCTCGCCCTCGTCCTGCTCGCCGTTCCGCTGGCCACGCTCGGCGCCGCCGCCGCGCGTCTGTCGAGCCGGAGGCGCGACGACCGCCTGGCGACGCTGCGGCTGCTGGGCGCCACCTCCGGTGAGGTCGCGGCCATGACGGTGATCGAAGCCGCGGCGACGGCCGCCGTCGGCGCCGTCGCGGGCGCGATCGGCTACGTCGCCGTCCTGCCGCTCGTGGGCCTGCTGCCGTTCTTCGGCGGCCCGATCGGCGCCGGCGCGGCGTGGGCCGGATTCGACGTGCTCACCCTCGTGCTCGTGGGGGTCGTGGCGCTCGCGACCGTCAGCGCCACCCTCGGGCTGCGCCGCGTCGCGCTCACGCCACTCGGCGTGCGTCGGCGTTCGGATCCTGCACCTCGTCGTCGCGTCGCCGTGATCGTCGGTGTGATCGGCGCCGCCGCCGTCGCCGTCCTCGTCCTGAATCTCTCGAGCATCGGTCAGCTGGTCGGACCCGCCGTGTCGCTCGCCCTGCTGCTCGCACTGTTCGCCGGTTCCCTCGGCCTGCTGAACCTCGTCGGCACCCCGATCGTCGCCGCGCGCGGACGCGCGATGGCTCGCCGCGCCGGGGATGCGGCGCACCTGATCGCCGGACGGGAGCTCGCCGCACATGCCTCCGTCGCCTGGAGACGCGTCTCCGCGATCGCGATGGTCTCGTTCATCGCGGTGGTCGGAGGAGCCGGGATGAGCCTGGTCGCGCTCGCCGGTGGCGACACGGCCGACAGCGGGACGGTGTTCGCCGACATCCGCACGGGCGTGCTCGTGACGCTCGTCTCGGCCTTCCTGCTCCTGGCGTGCTCCGTCGGGGTGACGCAGGCCGCATCCGTGCTCGAGGACCGCGAGCTGATCGTGGGTCTCGACCGCCTCGGCGTGCCCGCGACCGACCTCGCCCGCGCCCGCCGCATCACCGTCCTGCTCCCCCTACGTTGGGCCGCGCTCGGCGGTGCGCTCGCGGGCATCGCGCTGAGCCTGCCGGTCATCGGCATCACCCTCGTCCTCGCGCCGACGTCGCTGCTGATCATCGGAGGAACCTTCGCCGTCGGCATCGCCCTCGTGCTCGGCTCACTCGCCTCGACCGAACCTCTCGTGCGGGCGATCCGGCGCGCGGCCGCGTAGTCGCTCTCAGGGGCGAGGGACGCCGTCCCACAGCTGCAGGAGATTCCGATACTGCACGTCTGCCGGTTGCCGGAGTTCCCCGACACTGCCCGCCTGCAGAACGTCGGCCGCGACGGGTGACCACGGAAGGTCGTCGCCGCACGCGAAGTCCAGCGTGATGCGGGCGATGCGCTCCTCGTTCGCAGCGGTGGCCGGAGAGACGTCGGGCATATGCCAGCCGAGCAGCGCGGCCGCGTCGTATGCGTGGCCGGCGACCCCGCCCTCGACCGCGCCGATCATCAGAAGGTGGGAAGCGCCGCCCGCCGTCGCATGGGCCACGGCGAGGCGCGCAGCCGGGAGACGGTAGATGTAGTCGGTCAGAGCCCTCTCTCGACCGACCGCGAGCGAGCCGCCCGCATGGGTCACGTAGGCCCGCGACATCTCGGTCGCCCGCGCCGCCGGTACCCCCCAGCTCTCGAGCTCGCCGACGAGGTCGCCGAACTCTGCCGGCGCAAACTCCGAGCCGCTCATGAGTCGGAAGAAGGCGATCTCGTCCTGCGTCGAGCTGACGAGGAGGGGCACGTGCGCCATGCGGCCGTCGGAGAACGCGGCGGCCGGATGCGCAGAGAGCACTCCGCGTTCCGACCCGGAGTCATCGACGACCCCGAGCGCGCGCGGGGACGGTCCGTTGCGCACTCCGATGTCGGTCGCCAGGATCTCGCTCTGGCGCGCGAGCAGGTGATCGACGGGCGCGGTCACAAGCGCGGTGGGATCGTCCTGCAGACCCATCGCGGCCAGAAAGTCGTCGGCCATCGAACGGGCACGATCGGCGGGGACGATGCGCGACGCACCGGCAGAGAAGATCCCCAGACGCGAGAACGTCCCGGCCGCCGCCGGCGCCGCAGCGAGCGCGGCCGCGAGGAACCCGCCGGCGCTCTCTCCGATCACGGCCACCCGCGCCGGGTCGCCGCCGAAGCGTCGGATGTGCTGTTGCACCCAGCCGAGCGCCACGATCACATCCTGAAGGCCGAGATTGGTCGCGTGCGCGAAGGGCCCGCCCAGGTGACTGAGCGACAGGAAGCCCAGGACACCGACGCGATAGTTGAGGGAGACGACCACCGCTCGGCCGGTCGCTGCCACCTCGCTCCCGCGGAACGGCCAGCTCGCTCCGGAGCCATGTTCGAACCCGCCGCCGTACAGGGTGACGTAGACCGGCAGATCGACGGCGCCATCGGGCGCCCAGACGTTGAGGAAGTGGCTGTCCTCCGCGGGCGCCGAACCGAGCTCGGGCATCTCCGGCGGCTCCTGCGCCGGTGAGGCTCCGAACGCGTCGAAGGATCCCGACTCGTCGAACTCGACCGGGAGCGGGGCGTCGAAACGCTCGGCACGCGCGAACCTGATCCCCAGCCACGCCCTGACGCTCTCGTATCCCTCGGGGCGCACCCATCCCGCGACCTGGGGCCGGGGCTCACTCACGCCGGCACACCCGCCGCATCCGTCTTGCTCGCCGCGGAGTCGATGGCGACGGCGTTCTTGCGCGACAGACGGGCGCCCGATCGCACGGCCACGAGCAGCAGCACGAAGGAGACGATGAAGATGGCGATGTTCATGGCGAAGGAGAGAGTGTACCCACCCGTGGCTCCGTACAGCAGGCCGTGGATGTAGGCGCCGCCGGCGTTCGCGAGAGATCCGACCATCAGGATGGGGCCGAGGATCTTGCTGTAGTCGAGCGCTCCGAAGACGTTGCGCACGAGCACCACGACCGCGACCAGGTTGATTGCCTGGCCCATACCGCCGGCGAAGCTGGCGACGGACAGCGGCAACTCGCCCGAGAAGAGCCACATTCCGCCCCATCCGAACAGCGCGATGAGCGTGAAGATCGCCAGGGCCGTGATCGGGCTGAGCCAGTCGATCGCCGCACCGATGGCGAACTTGCCGACCGATGCGCCGATGAGCAGGACCGAGAAGACGGATGCCGCGACCGTGAGCGGCAGACCGATCGTCGTCAAGTAGGTGGGCAGATGCTGAACGAGGGCCCCGGCGAACTGCAGCAGGATGCCGACCACGGCGAACAGGACGAAGGGCAGGCTCCGGAACGCCCGGCGCGCGGGCACACCGGTGAGCGTGACAGAGGTCGCGGCGTTCGCGCGCTCCGGGTCGTAGCCGTAGGGGCGCTGGTCGCCGGTGGGCCGCAGCTTCGTGACGAACAGCGTGAACGGCAGCAGCGCGACGAGCACGATGATCGCGGTCACGACATACGCCGTGCGCCACCCCTGCGCGGAGATGATGGAGCCGATGATCGGGCTGAAGACGGCGCCGCCGACGGCCGTCATCGCGCCGGCGATTCCCGTGACCAGGCCGAGGTGCTTCTCGAACCAGTTCCCCAGCAGGACGGGGATGGAGAGCACGATGGCGACCGCCTTCGTGACGCCGAGCACGAGGTTGGCGATGTACAGCGCCCACATGTCCGTCGCCGACGCCGACAGCAGGTACGCGCCTGCGGTGAGCACGACCATCACGGTGAGGAACAGCTTCAGGTTGATCTTCTCGAACAGCGGCGACGCGATGCCGAGCGCGATGGCGCCGGCGACCCCCGACACCGTGCTCATCAGCGAGACGTCGGCGAGGGGAACACCCAGGTCCTCGGTCAGCGGCCCCCAGTAGATGCTGGCGGTGTTCATCGTCAGACCGAAACCGACGAACGAGATGACGCAGGCGGCGGCGAACACCACCCACGCGAAGTGCCAACGGGTGCGCGTAGTCGGGTCAGCGCTGATCGAGTTCATCTTGTTTCCTCCGAACGGGGCAGTCGTCGCCCCGGTGTGCCGTGAAGCGTTCCTTGCTTCTCTGACGAGTGTACTCAGTGAGGACACTGCGTACAGTGTCCTCAGATCTATCGGGGTCAGTATGCTGACGACGTCGCCAAAGGAGACCCATGACGCCCGACGCCATCGCCGAACAGATCGGCCGCGCCATCCGAGAAGGCGAGTACGCCGAGGGAGCACCGCTCGTTCAGGAGGAACTCGGCCGCCGCTTCGGCGTCAGCCGCAACCCCATCCGCGAAGCGCTGCGACTCCTCGAGGCTCGGGGCCTAGTCGAGATCCGAGGCGGGGGCGGTGCGGTCGTGCGGACGCACTCCGAAGACGACATCATCGAGCTCTACACACTGCGCAAGGCCCTCGAGCCGACCATCGCCGAGGCCGTCGTGGACGGGGTGACCGGGCGCGCCATCGCCCAATTGACGACGCTGGTGGACCAGATGACGTCAGACATAGAGACCCGCGAGTGGATGGCGCTGAACTACGCGTTCCACGAGCAGTTGTACCTACTGGCCGACCGGCCGCGGACGGCGTCGATCCTCACTTCACTCCTCTCCGCCGTTCAGCCGTACTCACGGCGCAACATCGAGGACCTCGGCGGGCGCGCGCGTGCAGATGCGGAGCATCGCGAGATTCTCGACGCGCTTCGTCGTCGTGACCCTGCGGCTTTCGGCGCACTCCTCGTCGCCCACATGGAAGGCGCCGAGGAGCGGCTCGTGCCGCACACCGACCGGGCCTGATCACCGCGCCGGTACATCCGAGTGCCGACGCGATCCACGGGTTGTCGAAATCTTTCGATACGCCCGCATGCGTTCTGCTATGTTCCGTGGGAGCGCTCTCTGAGAGCGCTCCCAGAGCGAAGGAGCTTGAATGCGCGCGACGACGCGACACGTGAGACGCGACCTTGCCGTCTTGATGATCGGAGCGCTGGCGACCGCCGGCGCCGTGTCTCTGCCCACCGCCGCGAGCGCGGCACCCACGGACTACGTGCAGAACGGCACGTTCACGTCCGGACACGAACCGTGGTGGTCTGCCGGGGTGGATGCGTTCCGCACCGACGGCGGCGTGTTCTGCGCCGATGTGCCCGCCACCGCCAACCCCTGGGACGTGCTGATCGGGCAGAGCGACCTGCCGCTGACGGCGGGTGTCGACTACATCCTCAAAGCCGACGTGCGCGCAAGCGATCCCGCTACGCTCGTCACCCAGGTGGCCCCCAAGGTCGCCGACGCGTCGTTCAGCACCTACACGAGCCAGACCGCCTCGCTCACGGATGCGTGGCAGACGCTTAGCTACACCTTCACCGCCCGCGACTTCGGCCAGGGCACGATCTCCGATCTGCAGTTCCGCCTCGGCGCGAACAGCACCCCCACCACCTTCTGTCTCGACAACGTCTCTCTCCTCGAGGAGGACTCCGTGCCGCCCGTCGATCCGGATCCCGTGGACCCGGTCGTCGGCACGGACCAGCTGCTGCCGAACCCGACCTTCGACAGCGGCACGAGCCCGTGGTGGACGGCCGGCCCCGTGACGTTGTCGAGCCCCGACAGCAACCTGTGCGCCACCGTGACCGGCGCGACCGCCAATCTCTGGGACGTGCTCGTCGGACACAACGACATCCCTCTCCCGGGGGAGACGGCCTTCCGGCTCAGCTTCACCGCA is drawn from Microbacterium binotii and contains these coding sequences:
- a CDS encoding DUF3060 domain-containing protein — translated: MKNTLPTTLAALALLLTGCSVAYETPEAPAADPAPSSTPAPAASAPEEEEQEPNTSRTPFPASDDLRARYADVAPQTSCTSGEVLVSQAGATVSITGECALVTVTASGAVVLAEAIGTLEITGAANQVQAASVDVVRLGGSGNDVRWESGAADVTDTGVANSARATTGG
- a CDS encoding OmpA family protein, with product MSSTVPRILALVATVGVLVAGCAADPRPVVPVAGTTPGSPSAPVVPAVAGFAPGEVPPVPLFTMPDLSLLDSSLGGSAIQVDREIGPRPGIEVRPAACGDVTERATAQGSVLLYGDGSGTFTGPDGTVHNYGDGSGSFTVNGVTANVYGDGSGSYIADGIEIHNYGDGSGSVTTADSATWVYGDGSASRTGNGVEHWNYGDGSAMYRDADIEIHNYGDGSGSYVAPGLDIRNYGDGTGAVNGKPVEVDALPAVKPVGVFPPLGTLAPLTSCGTTITLRDGVLFDFDRSEIRTDAAGVLDELAAAMTELDVPTAEIGGHTDAVGSDGYNQELSERRAASVVAALKDRGVTASLSAVGYGESAPVAANEIDGADNPAGRQLNRRVEIFIPAF
- a CDS encoding ABC transporter ATP-binding protein; this translates as MHAPSDSHPVLVARGLVKRYGTLTALAGVDVTIAPGEAVAVMGASGSGKTTLLHCLAAVIAPDGGSVRLGQDDPVELVGMDEAGRSAIRRSRLGFVFQEHLLLPELTALENTALPLLVQGVPRRDAEQHAAGWLHALGLAGMEDRRIGQLSGGQAQRVAIARAQVTGAALVFANEPTGALDSATSAEVMSALLHATVGQGRSLVVVTHDADVAARCHRVVRMRDGRILDTAPMSETQR
- a CDS encoding FtsX-like permease family protein; amino-acid sequence: MSAVATQGAVRRTLTLSRLLARPSRQSRAALVLPIVAFATTTTLLLIVAGGTRMFLTDDRGGAFTGMYGILAVLALVLLAVPLATLGAAAARLSSRRRDDRLATLRLLGATSGEVAAMTVIEAAATAAVGAVAGAIGYVAVLPLVGLLPFFGGPIGAGAAWAGFDVLTLVLVGVVALATVSATLGLRRVALTPLGVRRRSDPAPRRRVAVIVGVIGAAAVAVLVLNLSSIGQLVGPAVSLALLLALFAGSLGLLNLVGTPIVAARGRAMARRAGDAAHLIAGRELAAHASVAWRRVSAIAMVSFIAVVGGAGMSLVALAGGDTADSGTVFADIRTGVLVTLVSAFLLLACSVGVTQAASVLEDRELIVGLDRLGVPATDLARARRITVLLPLRWAALGGALAGIALSLPVIGITLVLAPTSLLIIGGTFAVGIALVLGSLASTEPLVRAIRRAAA
- a CDS encoding carboxylesterase family protein; translation: MSEPRPQVAGWVRPEGYESVRAWLGIRFARAERFDAPLPVEFDESGSFDAFGASPAQEPPEMPELGSAPAEDSHFLNVWAPDGAVDLPVYVTLYGGGFEHGSGASWPFRGSEVAATGRAVVVSLNYRVGVLGFLSLSHLGGPFAHATNLGLQDVIVALGWVQQHIRRFGGDPARVAVIGESAGGFLAAALAAAPAAAGTFSRLGIFSAGASRIVPADRARSMADDFLAAMGLQDDPTALVTAPVDHLLARQSEILATDIGVRNGPSPRALGVVDDSGSERGVLSAHPAAAFSDGRMAHVPLLVSSTQDEIAFFRLMSGSEFAPAEFGDLVGELESWGVPAARATEMSRAYVTHAGGSLAVGRERALTDYIYRLPAARLAVAHATAGGASHLLMIGAVEGGVAGHAYDAAALLGWHMPDVSPATAANEERIARITLDFACGDDLPWSPVAADVLQAGSVGELRQPADVQYRNLLQLWDGVPRP
- a CDS encoding MFS transporter, with amino-acid sequence MNSISADPTTRTRWHFAWVVFAAACVISFVGFGLTMNTASIYWGPLTEDLGVPLADVSLMSTVSGVAGAIALGIASPLFEKINLKLFLTVMVVLTAGAYLLSASATDMWALYIANLVLGVTKAVAIVLSIPVLLGNWFEKHLGLVTGIAGAMTAVGGAVFSPIIGSIISAQGWRTAYVVTAIIVLVALLPFTLFVTKLRPTGDQRPYGYDPERANAATSVTLTGVPARRAFRSLPFVLFAVVGILLQFAGALVQHLPTYLTTIGLPLTVAASVFSVLLIGASVGKFAIGAAIDWLSPITALAIFTLIALFGWGGMWLFSGELPLSVASFAGGMGQAINLVAVVVLVRNVFGALDYSKILGPILMVGSLANAGGAYIHGLLYGATGGYTLSFAMNIAIFIVSFVLLLVAVRSGARLSRKNAVAIDSAASKTDAAGVPA
- a CDS encoding GntR family transcriptional regulator, translating into MTPDAIAEQIGRAIREGEYAEGAPLVQEELGRRFGVSRNPIREALRLLEARGLVEIRGGGGAVVRTHSEDDIIELYTLRKALEPTIAEAVVDGVTGRAIAQLTTLVDQMTSDIETREWMALNYAFHEQLYLLADRPRTASILTSLLSAVQPYSRRNIEDLGGRARADAEHREILDALRRRDPAAFGALLVAHMEGAEERLVPHTDRA